The [Flavobacterium] thermophilum genome has a segment encoding these proteins:
- the trpS_1 gene encoding Tryptophan--tRNA ligase yields the protein MNREILISGIRPTGELHLGNYYGAMKNILELQEKYNSYFFISDIHSLTTHPKPDDLTRNVLEIAKDYLAAGLDPNKSTFYVQSSIAEEICELHTYLSMVMPLGDLLRCPTFKEKAKKQPDNVNYGLVGYPVLMAADILIHKGKFVPVGEDQLVHLEIARTIVRRFNQLYGDIFPEPRPIMENAVRIPSLSGKGKMSKSDNADSYISMKDDNETIQRKVKKAYSDPTRIYKHQAGNPSKEGCNVYHLHTYFTEKEMLEKIQLQCSNATIGCVQCKSILSDSINSIVEPFRERREKLSDSYVYDVLAHGRMKAKESSQKVISEVRKAIGLRMF from the coding sequence ATGAATAGGGAAATATTAATATCAGGAATAAGACCTACAGGAGAATTACATTTGGGTAACTACTATGGTGCAATGAAGAATATCCTTGAATTACAGGAAAAGTACAATTCATACTTTTTTATCAGTGATATTCATTCACTAACTACTCACCCTAAACCAGATGATTTAACGAGAAATGTTTTGGAAATTGCTAAAGATTATTTGGCAGCAGGGCTCGATCCAAATAAATCTACATTTTATGTCCAATCCTCGATTGCAGAGGAAATATGTGAATTGCATACTTATTTAAGCATGGTAATGCCATTAGGGGATTTATTACGTTGTCCGACATTTAAGGAAAAAGCAAAAAAACAACCTGATAATGTTAATTATGGATTAGTAGGTTATCCGGTTTTGATGGCAGCAGACATTCTTATACACAAAGGAAAATTTGTGCCCGTCGGCGAAGATCAACTTGTTCATTTGGAAATAGCAAGGACAATTGTACGTAGATTTAACCAACTCTATGGAGATATTTTTCCTGAACCAAGACCTATTATGGAAAATGCTGTTCGTATTCCTTCTCTTTCAGGGAAAGGGAAAATGAGTAAATCAGATAACGCCGACAGTTATATTAGTATGAAAGATGACAATGAAACCATTCAACGAAAAGTAAAGAAGGCATATTCTGATCCCACTCGTATCTATAAACATCAAGCAGGTAACCCTTCAAAAGAGGGGTGCAACGTTTATCATTTACACACTTATTTTACTGAAAAGGAAATGTTAGAAAAGATTCAGCTCCAATGCAGTAATGCGACTATAGGGTGTGTACAATGTAAATCCATTCTATCCGATTCAATCAATTCAATCGTTGAACCGTTTAGGGAAAGAAGAGAAAAATTGTCAGACAGTTATGTATATGATGTTTTAGCACACGGACGAATGAAAGCGAAAGAGTCATCACAAAAAGTTATCAGTGAAGTTAGAAAGGCAATTGGATTAAGGATGTTTTAA